The following nucleotide sequence is from Gemmatimonadota bacterium.
GAGCCGCCGATCTCGACCAGCTCGCCCCGGCTGATCACCGCCTCCCGCTCCGCAGCCAGCGTGTTCAGTGCCAGCACCAGAGCGGCCGCGTTATTGTTCACCACGAGCGCCGCCTCGGCGCCGGTCAGCTCGACGAGCAGCGCCGCGCAGTGGTCATAGCGTGAGCCACGCTCGCCGGCCTCGAGGTCGTACTCCAGGTTCGAATACGACGCGGCGACCCGGGCGACCGACTGCCGCGCCGACTCCGCCAGGCGCGCGCGCCCCAGGTTGGTGTGCAGCACCACGCCTGTGGCATTGATGACGGGCCGGAGCGACGGCCGCTCGCGAAGCGCCAGGCGCTCGGCGACCCGGTCCGCGTACCAGGCAGAATCCCTCGGCCCGTCGGGCGGCAGCGCTCCCGCACCCAGCGCCGCGCGCAGCTCTTCCT
It contains:
- a CDS encoding L-seryl-tRNA(Sec) selenium transferase; translation: MTDPRRAIPAVERLLASAPFERLLERAPRRLVLDTLQAVQEELRAALGAGALPPDGPRDSAWYADRVAERLALRERPSLRPVINATGVVLHTNLGRARLAESARQSVARVAASYSNLEYDLEAGERGSRYDHCAALLVELTGAEAALVVNNNAAALVLALNTLAAEREAVISRGELVEIGGS